A window from gamma proteobacterium SS-5 encodes these proteins:
- a CDS encoding chemotaxis response regulator protein-glutamate methylesterase yields MIKVMIVDDSAVVRQVLAEQLGKMSGIQVIATARDPLFALKEMERQWPDVIILDIEMPRMDGVTFLRKIMAERPTPVIICSTLTDKGAEVTMQAMSAGAVDIITKPKMGLKGFLQESNTRLADAIKGAAHARLSRMSGARSAPTPVTSAKLSADEVLARAPRSSIGGTTDKVVAIGTSTGGTQALERVLTRLPRTVTGIVVVQHMPEQFTAAFANRLDSICQVRVKEAENGDRVIPGQVLIANGGKHMLMRISGAQYRVEIKDGPLVSRHRPSVDVLFRSVANAAGANALGIIMTGMGDDGARGLKEMRDAGARTLGQDEPSCVVYGMPKEAMKLGAVERELPLDKIPEAIIGWH; encoded by the coding sequence ATGATAAAAGTAATGATCGTTGACGACTCCGCCGTGGTGCGCCAGGTGCTGGCGGAGCAGCTGGGCAAGATGAGCGGCATCCAGGTGATCGCCACCGCCCGCGACCCCCTGTTCGCCCTCAAGGAGATGGAGCGGCAGTGGCCGGATGTCATCATCCTGGACATTGAAATGCCGCGCATGGACGGGGTTACCTTCCTGCGCAAGATCATGGCCGAGCGGCCCACCCCGGTGATCATCTGCTCGACCCTGACCGACAAGGGTGCCGAGGTGACCATGCAGGCCATGTCGGCCGGCGCGGTGGATATCATCACCAAGCCCAAGATGGGGCTGAAGGGCTTTCTGCAGGAATCCAACACCCGCCTGGCCGACGCCATCAAGGGCGCGGCCCACGCCCGCCTGAGCAGGATGAGCGGGGCCAGGTCCGCCCCCACCCCGGTGACCAGCGCCAAGCTGAGCGCCGATGAGGTGCTCGCCCGCGCCCCGCGCTCCAGTATCGGCGGCACCACCGACAAGGTGGTGGCCATTGGCACCTCCACCGGCGGCACCCAGGCCCTGGAGCGGGTACTCACCCGTCTGCCGCGCACCGTTACCGGCATCGTCGTGGTGCAGCACATGCCCGAGCAATTCACCGCCGCCTTCGCCAACCGCCTGGACAGCATCTGCCAGGTACGGGTCAAGGAGGCCGAGAATGGCGACCGCGTCATCCCCGGTCAGGTGCTCATTGCCAACGGCGGCAAGCACATGCTGATGCGTATCAGCGGTGCCCAGTACCGGGTAGAGATCAAGGACGGCCCCCTGGTCAGCCGTCACCGCCCCTCGGTGGACGTACTGTTCCGCTCGGTGGCCAATGCCGCTGGGGCCAACGCCCTGGGCATCATCATGACCGGCATGGGCGATGACGGTGCCCGCGGGCTGAAGGAAATGCGTGACGCCGGTGCCCGCACCCTGGGTCAGGACGAGCCCAGCTGCGTGGTCTATGGCATGCCCAAGGAGGCCATGAAACTGGGCGCGGTAGAACGCGAACTGCCCCTGGACAAGATCCCCGAGGCCATCATCGGCTGGCATTGA
- the purH gene encoding bifunctional phosphoribosylaminoimidazolecarboxamide formyltransferase/IMP cyclohydrolase translates to MSIKRALISVSDKTGIVDFARALAERGVEILSTGGTAKLLTENNISVTEVSQYTGFPEMMDGRVKTLHPKIHGGILGRRGQDDAVMADNDIGRIDLILVNLYPFEATVARPDCSLEEAIENIDIGGPTLLRAAAKNHRDVTVLVDSADYNRVLKEMAKGGISPETRFDLAVKAFEHTARYDGMIANYLGKRVSKEPSPLPRTFNLQVRQAQAMRYGENPHQSAAFFVEDQAPPGSIARARQLQGKELSYNNIADTDAALECIKQFDEGPACVIVKHANPCGVAMGTTLLEAYERAYSTDPESAFGGIIACNGKLDKETAQAIVERQFVEVIIAPKISSKALEVIASKKNVRLLECGSWGEAAERLDFKRVNGGLLVQSADLLLTQEVKVVSERQPSEEEMRDLLFSWRVAKFVKSNAIVYGRDSMTIGVGAGQMSRVNSARIAAIKAEQAGLEVKGSVMASDAFFPFRDGIDNAAEAGIVAVIQPGGSMRDEEVIQAANEHGMAMVFTGMRHFRH, encoded by the coding sequence ATGAGCATCAAAAGAGCCTTGATCAGCGTCTCCGACAAGACCGGCATTGTTGATTTTGCCCGCGCCCTGGCCGAGCGCGGGGTTGAGATCCTTTCCACCGGCGGCACCGCCAAGCTGCTCACCGAGAACAACATCTCGGTGACCGAGGTATCCCAATACACCGGCTTCCCGGAAATGATGGATGGTCGGGTGAAGACCCTGCACCCGAAGATCCACGGTGGCATCCTGGGTCGGCGCGGGCAGGACGATGCCGTGATGGCGGACAACGATATCGGTCGCATCGACCTGATCCTGGTCAATCTCTATCCCTTCGAGGCCACAGTGGCCCGGCCCGATTGCAGCCTGGAAGAGGCCATCGAGAATATCGACATCGGCGGACCGACCCTGCTGCGCGCCGCGGCCAAGAACCACAGGGACGTCACCGTGCTGGTGGATAGCGCCGATTACAACCGGGTGCTCAAGGAGATGGCCAAGGGCGGCATCAGCCCCGAGACCCGCTTTGATCTGGCGGTAAAGGCCTTTGAGCACACCGCCCGTTATGACGGCATGATCGCCAATTATCTGGGCAAGCGGGTAAGCAAGGAGCCCAGCCCCCTGCCGCGCACCTTCAACCTGCAGGTACGTCAGGCGCAGGCCATGCGCTACGGTGAGAACCCGCATCAGAGTGCTGCCTTTTTCGTTGAGGACCAGGCCCCGCCCGGCTCCATCGCCCGTGCCCGCCAGCTGCAGGGCAAGGAGCTGTCCTACAACAACATCGCCGATACCGATGCCGCCCTGGAGTGCATCAAACAGTTCGATGAAGGCCCGGCCTGCGTCATCGTCAAGCACGCCAACCCCTGCGGCGTGGCCATGGGCACCACCCTGCTGGAGGCCTACGAGCGGGCCTACAGCACCGACCCGGAGTCGGCCTTCGGCGGCATCATCGCCTGCAACGGCAAGCTGGACAAAGAAACCGCCCAGGCGATTGTGGAGCGCCAGTTCGTCGAGGTGATCATCGCCCCCAAGATCTCCTCCAAGGCGCTGGAGGTGATCGCCAGCAAGAAGAATGTGCGCCTGCTGGAGTGCGGCAGCTGGGGCGAGGCGGCCGAGCGGCTGGACTTCAAACGGGTCAATGGCGGCCTGCTGGTACAAAGCGCCGACCTGCTACTGACCCAGGAGGTCAAGGTGGTGAGCGAGCGCCAGCCCAGCGAGGAGGAGATGCGTGATCTGCTGTTCAGCTGGCGGGTAGCCAAGTTCGTCAAGTCCAATGCCATCGTCTATGGCCGTGACAGCATGACCATAGGCGTCGGCGCGGGCCAGATGAGCCGGGTCAACTCGGCGCGCATCGCCGCCATCAAGGCCGAACAGGCGGGGCTTGAGGTGAAGGGCTCGGTGATGGCCTCAGACGCTTTCTTCCCCTTCCGCGACGGCATAGACAACGCCGCCGAGGCGGGCATAGTGGCGGTGATCCAGCCCGGCGGCTCAATGCGCGATGAAGAGGTCATCCAGGCCGCCAACGAGCACGGCATGGCCATGGTCTTCACCGGCATGCGCCATTTCCGGCATTGA
- the purD gene encoding phosphoribosylamine--glycine ligase, with protein sequence MNLLIIGSGGREHALAWKVARSPLTTRVYVAPGNAGTAREPGMENVAISVDDIPALVAFARERAIDLTIVGPEAPLVLGLVDAFQAAGLACFGPTQAAAQLEGSKAFTKAFLARHNIPTADYATFSELEPALAYLQQQGAPIVIKADGLAAGKGVIVAETLEQAEAAVRDMLAGNAFGEAGHRVVIEEFLQGEEASFIVMVDGHNVLPMATSQDHKRVGDGDTGPNTGGMGAYSPAPVVTDIAYMRIMDEVIFPTVRGMAAEGMPYTGFLYAGLMLDAEGAPRVIEYNCRFGDPETQPILMRLQSDLVAHCLAALKGELDLEHSLWDQRAALGVVLAAGGYPGSYAKGEPISGLDGADSADAKVFHAGTALQDGQVITSGGRVLCATALGDSVAQAQARAYALAAEIHWNGCFYRHDIGYRAIAREQAEP encoded by the coding sequence ATGAACCTATTGATCATTGGTAGTGGCGGTCGGGAGCATGCCCTGGCCTGGAAGGTGGCGCGCTCACCGCTGACGACGCGGGTCTATGTGGCACCGGGCAATGCCGGTACGGCGCGGGAGCCGGGGATGGAGAATGTGGCCATCTCCGTGGATGATATTCCGGCCCTGGTGGCGTTTGCCCGGGAGCGTGCGATTGATCTGACCATCGTCGGCCCCGAGGCGCCGCTGGTGCTGGGGCTGGTGGATGCCTTTCAGGCGGCGGGTCTGGCCTGCTTTGGTCCGACCCAGGCGGCGGCTCAGCTGGAGGGTTCAAAGGCCTTCACCAAGGCGTTTCTCGCCCGGCACAACATCCCCACCGCCGACTACGCCACCTTCTCCGAGCTGGAACCGGCCCTGGCCTACCTGCAGCAGCAGGGCGCGCCCATCGTGATCAAGGCCGATGGCCTGGCGGCGGGCAAGGGGGTGATCGTCGCCGAGACCCTGGAGCAGGCGGAGGCGGCGGTGCGCGACATGCTGGCCGGCAATGCCTTCGGCGAGGCCGGGCATCGCGTGGTGATCGAGGAGTTTCTGCAGGGCGAGGAGGCCAGCTTCATCGTCATGGTCGATGGTCACAACGTCCTGCCCATGGCCACCAGCCAGGACCACAAGCGGGTGGGCGATGGCGATACCGGTCCGAATACCGGCGGCATGGGTGCCTATTCGCCGGCACCGGTGGTGACGGATATCGCCTACATGCGCATCATGGACGAGGTGATCTTCCCCACGGTGCGCGGCATGGCTGCCGAGGGCATGCCCTACACCGGTTTTCTCTATGCCGGTTTGATGCTGGATGCCGAGGGCGCGCCTCGGGTCATCGAATACAACTGCCGCTTCGGCGACCCCGAGACCCAGCCGATTCTCATGCGTCTGCAATCGGACCTGGTGGCCCACTGCCTGGCCGCCCTCAAGGGCGAGCTGGACCTGGAACACAGCCTCTGGGATCAACGCGCCGCCCTGGGCGTGGTGCTGGCCGCTGGTGGCTATCCCGGCAGCTACGCCAAGGGCGAGCCGATCAGCGGCCTGGATGGAGCGGACAGCGCCGATGCCAAGGTCTTTCACGCCGGCACGGCGCTGCAAGACGGCCAGGTGATCACGAGCGGCGGACGGGTGCTCTGCGCCACCGCCTTAGGTGATAGCGTAGCCCAGGCCCAGGCCAGGGCCTACGCCCTGGCGGCCGAGATTCACTGGAACGGCTGCTTCTATCGCCACGACATAGGCTACCGAGCCATAGCCCGGGAGCAGGCCGAGCCCTGA
- a CDS encoding SprT-like domain-containing protein, which yields MQEELEQQLRQATLACLAQAEPLLRGAGRCRAQVRVLCDLRGKAAGQAVWAQGETRIRYNLALAKPQPEAFIQQTVPHEVAHVVTRLLHPRARPHGPEWRAVMAHLGIADAQRCHSFAVTPPGHSQRRWPYRCPCREHQLSTTRHNRILRGERNYLCRYCGSLLQRV from the coding sequence TTGCAGGAAGAACTAGAGCAACAACTGCGGCAGGCCACCCTGGCCTGTCTGGCCCAGGCCGAGCCCCTGCTGCGCGGGGCCGGTCGGTGCCGCGCCCAGGTCCGGGTGCTCTGTGATCTGCGCGGCAAGGCCGCAGGTCAGGCGGTCTGGGCCCAGGGCGAAACCCGCATCCGCTACAATCTGGCCCTGGCCAAGCCCCAGCCCGAAGCCTTCATCCAGCAGACCGTACCCCACGAGGTGGCCCATGTGGTCACCCGCCTGCTCCATCCCAGGGCCCGCCCCCACGGGCCCGAGTGGCGAGCGGTGATGGCCCACCTGGGCATAGCCGATGCCCAGCGCTGCCACAGCTTCGCCGTTACCCCGCCTGGCCACAGCCAACGCCGCTGGCCCTACCGCTGCCCCTGCCGCGAACACCAGCTCAGCACCACCCGCCACAACCGCATCCTGCGCGGCGAGCGCAATTATCTGTGCCGCTATTGCGGCAGTCTGTTACAGCGGGTCTAG
- a CDS encoding porin, translating to MNKKILSLAVAAAMTSGVALAQDITIYGQMHASLDYVDSDATVDGNDWATGNHAGARASRLGVKGSEDLGNGLKAIFKIESAVGGNVGSRNTYVGLSGDWGTMLMGRHDTPYKISSGSLDLFGDTLADATIVIGENLDANRFDERVPQTVAYISPNMNGLTVAAAWVQHLVDEPVVFGNTLETNAVSLAAMYSNGPLFASLAYEDHENAANGGIVGADNADAWKLGLGYKANGFSVGLIYEEIDDAANARDAENMIVNASYAMGNNVFKVQFGNHDDEALAEDFDYWAIGMDHNLSKRTKVYALYTDLDNEANAGGNLWCADSAGVNSQCRGNGNDHSGFSFGMVHKF from the coding sequence ATGAACAAAAAGATTCTCTCTCTGGCCGTCGCCGCCGCCATGACCTCAGGTGTCGCCCTGGCCCAGGACATCACCATCTACGGTCAGATGCACGCCTCTCTGGACTACGTTGATAGCGATGCCACCGTTGACGGCAATGACTGGGCAACTGGCAACCATGCTGGTGCTCGCGCCAGCCGCCTCGGCGTCAAGGGTTCCGAAGACCTGGGTAACGGCCTGAAGGCTATCTTCAAGATCGAAAGCGCCGTGGGCGGAAATGTCGGTAGCCGCAACACCTACGTCGGCCTGTCTGGCGACTGGGGTACCATGCTGATGGGTCGTCACGACACCCCCTACAAGATCTCCAGCGGCTCCCTGGACCTGTTTGGCGATACCCTGGCCGATGCCACCATCGTTATCGGTGAAAATCTGGATGCTAACCGCTTTGATGAGCGTGTTCCCCAGACCGTTGCCTACATCTCACCCAATATGAACGGCCTGACCGTTGCCGCTGCTTGGGTTCAGCATCTGGTTGATGAGCCGGTTGTATTCGGCAATACCCTGGAGACCAATGCCGTCAGCCTGGCCGCCATGTACTCCAACGGACCTCTGTTCGCTTCTTTGGCCTATGAAGACCATGAAAATGCAGCCAATGGTGGTATCGTTGGTGCAGATAATGCCGATGCCTGGAAACTGGGCCTGGGCTACAAGGCCAACGGCTTCTCTGTCGGCCTGATCTACGAAGAAATCGATGATGCAGCCAACGCGCGTGATGCAGAAAACATGATCGTCAATGCCAGCTACGCTATGGGCAATAACGTGTTCAAAGTACAGTTTGGTAACCACGATGACGAAGCCCTGGCTGAAGATTTTGACTACTGGGCCATCGGCATGGATCACAACCTGAGCAAGCGTACCAAGGTCTATGCCCTGTACACCGATCTTGACAATGAAGCCAATGCTGGCGGTAACCTATGGTGTGCCGATTCAGCAGGTGTGAATAGCCAGTGTCGTGGCAATGGTAACGATCACTCCGGCTTCTCCTTCGGTATGGTTCACAAGTTCTAA
- a CDS encoding YdiU family protein: MNFINSYQALGPAFYQRIDPEPVRAPRLFLWNQELAEALGLADELLNDPQRLAQVFSGNRLLPGSEPIALAYAGHQFGHFVPQLGDGRAHLLGDLRDGSGRWLDLQLKGSGRTAFSRNGDGRCALGPALREFIMSQALQALEVPSSQSLAVVQSGETVWREGAEPGALVTRVAASHLRVGSFEFFARRGQFEQVRTLADYAIQRHYPELAEAGPQRFIALLEQVIQRQVELVVDWLRVGFIHGVMNTDNTAISGETIDFGPCAMLGVYDPACVFSSIDRQGRYAFGNQPGIAQWNMARLAECLLPLIDPDPERALAQALPLIEAMAPALDQARQRMMAAKLGLEPSRTEDKDLAEALLQRMQQGRMDYTQTFDRLTCCLEQPERQDLERQLNQELADWYPRWRQRQQQADPGATRRIMRRNNPRVIPRNHHMEAVIQACVEQGDAAPAEAFLQVLRSPYQQLPATAAYQDAPADGDQGYQTFCGT, from the coding sequence ATGAACTTCATCAACAGCTATCAGGCCCTGGGTCCGGCCTTCTATCAGCGCATCGACCCCGAGCCGGTGCGGGCACCCCGATTATTTCTCTGGAATCAGGAGCTGGCCGAGGCCCTGGGCCTGGCCGATGAACTGCTCAACGACCCGCAGCGGCTCGCCCAGGTCTTCTCCGGCAACCGCCTGCTGCCCGGCTCCGAACCCATCGCCCTGGCCTATGCCGGTCATCAATTCGGCCACTTCGTGCCCCAGCTGGGGGATGGCCGCGCCCACCTGCTGGGCGACCTGCGCGATGGCTCCGGCCGCTGGCTCGACCTGCAGCTCAAGGGCTCCGGGCGCACCGCCTTCTCCCGCAATGGCGATGGCCGCTGCGCCCTGGGGCCGGCCCTGCGCGAGTTCATCATGAGCCAGGCCCTGCAGGCCCTGGAGGTGCCCAGCAGCCAGAGCCTGGCCGTGGTGCAAAGCGGCGAAACGGTCTGGCGCGAGGGTGCCGAGCCCGGTGCCCTGGTGACCCGGGTGGCGGCCAGCCATCTGCGCGTGGGCAGCTTTGAATTCTTCGCCCGGCGGGGCCAGTTCGAGCAGGTGCGGACCCTGGCCGACTACGCCATCCAGCGCCATTACCCGGAGTTGGCCGAGGCCGGGCCGCAGCGCTTTATCGCCCTGCTGGAGCAGGTAATACAGCGCCAGGTGGAGCTGGTGGTGGACTGGCTGCGGGTGGGTTTTATCCACGGTGTCATGAACACCGACAACACGGCTATCTCCGGTGAGACCATAGACTTCGGCCCCTGCGCCATGCTCGGCGTCTATGACCCGGCCTGCGTGTTCAGTTCTATAGATAGGCAGGGCCGTTACGCCTTCGGTAACCAGCCCGGCATCGCCCAATGGAACATGGCGCGGCTGGCCGAATGCCTGCTGCCGCTGATCGACCCCGACCCGGAGCGCGCCCTGGCCCAGGCGCTGCCCCTGATCGAGGCCATGGCCCCGGCCCTAGACCAGGCCCGGCAGCGCATGATGGCGGCCAAGCTGGGGCTGGAGCCCAGCCGAACCGAGGACAAGGACCTGGCCGAGGCGCTGCTGCAACGGATGCAGCAGGGGCGGATGGACTACACCCAAACCTTCGACCGCCTCACCTGCTGCCTGGAACAGCCGGAGCGGCAAGACCTGGAGCGCCAGCTAAACCAGGAACTGGCCGACTGGTATCCCCGCTGGCGGCAACGCCAGCAACAGGCAGACCCCGGCGCAACCCGGCGCATCATGCGCCGCAACAACCCCAGGGTGATCCCCCGCAATCATCACATGGAAGCGGTGATCCAGGCCTGTGTCGAACAGGGCGATGCCGCCCCCGCCGAGGCCTTCCTCCAGGTACTGCGCTCCCCCTACCAGCAACTGCCCGCCACCGCCGCTTATCAGGACGCCCCGGCCGACGGCGACCAAGGCTATCAGACCTTCTGCGGCACCTAG